The genomic DNA ACTGCTCCATTTGACCACAAGCCTCTGTCCAAATGATAGACGGAGCCCCGAAAGGGAGCTCATCCTGCCAAAACACCCCTGGGCAGGGGCACGGCTGGGGGCTGGCACATCTCCCCAGTCCCACCAGTGCTCCCTGCACCCTTCCAGCTCCAACCTCCCCTGGAATAAAACATCCTTTAGCGCTCGGCTGTTTTGCACAAGACAAGGGCCTCGGATGAGGGGTTTAACTCCAGCGCTGGCCTAATGGGAAGCCACCAGTGGACGCCTGTTTACCCAGCACAtacctcagccaggcagggctcTCTACCTCCGAGGCACGGAGCGCTAAGCAGCAGGACTCTGCCAGGGACAGGTACGTGGGGCAGAAACACTTCGCTGGCAAAACTATACGGACACGGAGCTAAAAAaagtccctctcctcctccctaaaGCTCGCTcaaaaggggaagagaaaccCCGGCATCGCAAAATTCTCGAAATCGCCCCCACCCCGCTTGCCACAAAGCCTCCGCGCGAAGGGGCCTCGTGCACGACGTCCCCTTCCCGAGCAGGCCAGCACTGGGGTGACATTCGGGTGACGCTGCTCTCTGGGGTGAGGACCCCACTGAGGTGTCCGAGTGTTGCAACACTCACCTTTGCACTGCTACATCCACAGAAGAGCACCCAAAACCTCTTTCCTTcatcccggggcggggggcagttTTGCTGCCCACTTGCGTGGGGAGCAGTGGCACCCAAACCCACGCGCGGGTTTTTGGGGCAATGCCAGCCGAGGAaatcccctccccggctgcgtGGCTGCCTTCCCCTCGCAGCAGAGCCGGCTGCGAGGCCTGTTTGCCCACATACCAGCCCATTACGGTCACAGACCTTCTCATGTCTCTGCCACCGGCGCTAATTCACAGCCCATCTAacgctgaggaggaggaggcagcctgcAAACCACCTAATTAATACAAACACAGGCTGAGGAGTTACATTTGCACAGAACGCTGGGCTCTGCCTCATGCCCAAGagcaaaaatctgatttttaaagagCCTTTTTAGGTGTCCTTTTCTCCAGGGGGATCTTTCCCCTCCccgctttgcagaaaagaaagcaaaatgcagaaaTCTCGTCCCCAGCCCTCACGAGGGGGCTGAGAGCCACAGCCCAGAGGAGTCCCCCTGCCCACGGACTGGAGTGGGGTTCAGGAGGGGAGACATGCGCTTCCCACAGGCCGGCAGCAGCCAAGCCAGGACACGGGAGCAGCTGTCAGCCCCGAAGGAAGCTGAGCTGAGCTCTTCGAAGCAGCTCAGCTACAGCAGATTTGCAGAAAAGTGGTAGGAAACGCGACGGCTGCAAGCCCGGGAGGCAGCTGGGGTGCACGCTCAGCTACCGAAACCCCTCGCCACACACGGGcacccccttctccccaccaCGCCGTAACACGTGGCAAAACCCAAGGGGCCGGGAAGACCAGCTGCCAGTCTCCCCTCCCAAGCAAACCcgggttttattttccattcctcgGAAGCAGAGGAGCTTTTTCTGCTACGAAAAAGCCTCCCAACTCTTAGCCTCGAGCAGAAAACCAACGCAGAAAGTTCCAGCACACGTGGTACGTGCTCGCAGAGCAGCCGAAGGGGAGGCTCCTCATGGAAAATGTTCAGCGATTTGGACAACAGAGTCGGTAACAAACCGCTCCCTTAAATTGCCAGCAGAGAGCTCGGACAGGGAGGGATCCGCATTCGCAGCCCCCCAACGCGGCAAAGGATGGCTCAGCAACGCGGCCGTGGTGCGGATGGAGACGACGCACCCAGTGCAAGGTccgggggggctcagcacccagcgGAGAGGGGCTTTTTGCAGGTGGCAGGGGGACAAACGGACCCATTGCCATGTCTGACGGACCCAGCTAGAGAAAAACTCCTCCAGCCTGGAGTTAAACCACGCAAACTGTGTGAAGGGATCAGTGCCAGGGAGCCTTCCGTCCCCGCCGCAGCCTCTGCGGTCTCGTCCTAGGAGCCTGACTGACGGTCCCATCGAGCGAGGGTCTCGGTGGGTCCCCGCGAGCCCTTTGAAACCTGAACCCTGCTCTGGTTTTTCAAACGTAATAACATCAAAGCGTCGCCTGAACGTCACATCCTCCGAGCTAAGGAAGAGCGAGGCCCTCGGCCGTGGTTCTGGGTGCAGCCGCCAGCGTCGGACGGTGAATTTGTCACTGCGGATCAAGAGCTAAACAAGCtgctgagctaaaaaaaaaaaaaaggaggaggaggaggcggctccCCAGCGAGAGCGCGTTGGATGGGTGGTCTCTGGAGCGTTCCTCCCTGCCCCACCTCCGAGGGCAGAGCCAGACACAAATACAGGAACTAGGAGTTGCCCATGCGTTTCTCCGGCGCCTTCAAAACAAGCACGCCTCGACGCAAGCGGCCCCGCTGGGCTGCAGGGCGAGGGGATCCCACCAAACCCATGCAGGCGAAGCCGAAAGAGACCCCTCACCACCTGCATTTCCACGTATAAAAGAGGTGACGCGCCATCAGCACCCCTCTGGGTGCGAAAACGAGCGTGCTCTAGCACAAGCGGGTCTCTCCGCTCGGGGAAATCCAAGGATCAGGCTAATCCCGACTGCGGCGCAGGCTGTAATAAACCCACGGACGCCTGCAAGCCAAGCTGCTGTAGCAACAGCCCAAAATACTGCTGCAAAACAACTCCGGGAGAGCAGCCGCCTCCTCTCGCGAGAAGGAAGCACGAGTCAGATTGAGCAACATTTTTTGCTGCCTCTCAGCTGTGACTAAATCGAGCAACTGCCTTTTTAGCTGGagccagaacaaaaaaaaaaaaaaaaaaaaaaaagaaaagaaaaacactggaaaagcAAGCAGAGCTCCTTTTCGGCACCGATTTCTTCCGCGGCAGGAGCTTACGGCCCCCTCATACAGGCAGGCACGGTATTTCCAAGGGAAGCCAAGCAGCCTCAAGCTCACACCCCATGTCCACGCACCCCCAACCTCGGGCTGGTGGGAGCTTTTGGGAGACGACGAGGCTGATCCGGGAGGAACTGAGCAGGGAGCTCTGCGCCAGCCGTGAACGCGGGCAGGATGAGATCACAGCGTCCCACACCAGCACCCAACTTTAGGCTAAATATATACTTAAAGAGCCCATTCTTCCGCCCCTGCAAGGAAATTCCccagggctttttgtttgtttgttttctaggGGGAGGGCAAGGGGATTTAAGTTATTCCTGAGGTTTTTAAGGCTGTGACTCTTTCTGCGGGCTCCCGCAGCAGAGAAGCTGAGCCGGACTGAGCCACTCCCCAACCCCGACCCGAGACCCCCGGGCGGCTGTCGGAGCAGGACAGCGGCCTCGCGCAAAACCACGCTTCACCCTCAGCGACACACGCAGCgtcccccttttcccctgcctctcctctccgcacgtctcccctccttccccattcACAGGCATCCCCTCTGTTTCTTTGCATGCAATCAGCTGCCCAAGAGAGTTAATTAGATCAGAAATTCCCCCAAATGAGTTTCAGCGTTTTCTGGCGATCGGCAGAGGCTTAATACTTCCTTCCCAGGGCCAGCAAAAGCGCCAGCCCGCTTGCCAACTCGGTTTGGCATCGATCACCCCCAGCTCTAGCCCTGGCACGGCTGTGCCAGCGCCCTGAACCCCACAGAGTCCAGACGGCGCACGGAGCCAGCTGCGTTGCAGCCAGGCAACATCGCTTGGCTTTCGATTTCCTCTGCCCGGCTACGGAAAGGAACCGAGACAAAACAACTTACCGGCAGTGTTTGCTATGGCCAGCGGCAGCCCTTGCAGCTGATGAACCTGGATCCCAGACGCTCCCAAGGCACTGAGGTTAATAGTCTGGAGGCCTGGCATGGAGGAGAGCTGGGCAGCGTTGACCGTGACAGTGCCGCTGGGGAGGGAGGCGATGGGGGTGAGcgtggtgctggtgctgcccgtCTGCCCCAGCGACACTCCCTGCATGGGGGCCAAGGTGATTGTCTGGGCCTGGGGGTTTTGAACCTGAAGGTTTTGGAGCTGGATGGTCTGCCAGCTCACCTGCCCGTTGGGACCCACCGTGGGCGTTCGGATGATGATGGGCCCGGAGTTGGGGACAGCTTGGAGCTGCAGGTTCTGCAAGGCGTCTTGGGAGATGGCTTGAGTGGCAAAGGTCTGGCCAGAGAGCGGGGTGGTCTGGAGGGCTTGGATCGTCTGCCCTCCTTGGACTAGCTGAGGTTGGATCaggatctgctgctgctgctgctgcgattGCTGACTCTGAtccccctctttctgctgccCCGGCTGCAAAGCCACCCCAGAAACTTGGCTCTGCAGAGAGTCCGAGCTCTGGACGCTGCTGACCCTCTGGGGCGTCTGCGCCTGGACGTTGGTTCCCACCGTCGCGCTGGTGGAAAAATTCATGATGCCCATGttactggtggtggtggtggtggagtaGCTGTTGGCGTTGGTAAAAAAGGCGCCGGAACTAGCATGAGACGTGGCCGTGTTGGTGGAACTGATGGCTGCACCCGAGGTGGCCGGCTGGGAGCTGCTGTCCGGAGAGCCGGAGCTGCTCAACGTGACCGTCTGAGAGGTGGGAGCCAGGCTGGCGGCCACGCTGTTGACCGGCAGCAAGGTGATGTTGCCGTTCAGAGCCACGGGGACGTTGGCCACGTACTGGGTTTGCCCTGAGAGGGTGTTGTTGGCTAAGCCTACGCCCTGGATGGGGACGGCCTGCTGCAGCAGGTTTGGCATGGCGATGAGGTTACTCGTCCCCGCTCGGCTCGTTATGATCTGCTGGTTCGTGCCGGGGATGATCTGGAGCTGACCAGAGGCATCCTGCTGCACGTTGACTTGGGCAGGGGTGGTGGCAAACTGGAGCTGCTGCCCATCGATGGTTTGGAATTGGGGAATGACCTGGTACTGGATATTTGGGATAACGCCCGGCAGGCCCGTGAGCACCTGCTGGTTCTGCAGGTTGGAAGCAGTCGTGACCACGTACTGCCCCGCGCTCACGGGCCGGCTTTTGGAGGCGTCTCCGCCGTTGTTGCCGTTGCTACCCTGTTCCTTGGAGGCTGTTGGCGTGCTGGAGCCGGCGGAAATGATTTGCCAGCCGTTGGCCGACTGAGCGATCTGAGCGGCGGCGGCTGTCAGGTCCAGCTCGCCGCTCCCGCCTTGCTGGCCCTGGGAGCTGTTGGAGTTCTCGTTGGGAGACTCGATCCTGCTGCAGGTGGCTGCCAGCAGAGCCAGCGGGGAAGGTTGTGAttcctgggaaggagaggaggagttAAAGACGCGGGAGGCGGCCCGATGGGCAGGccgaaaataaaaaaaaaaaaaaaaaaaaaaggagagaggaaaaaaaaaaaaaaagagaaagcagggagGAGCGTACTTGGAAAAGATAAACACTCCTTCCTGAGAAAACCCACCCACAGCCGGAAAAATACAACTGCCAGACACAGGGCTGTCAGGCCGGGACAGACTGAACCCACAGGGAAAAACCCTCTGGGAGTCAGGAAAGGGGAGGGAGTTTGCATGTAAAAGGCAACAAGAGATGCCTCCTCCACCCCAAAGCGAACGAATCTCCTCGCAGGAGAACAACTCTGGGGAAATACAGTCATTTCTGGGCACCCCGACCTGGCGAAGAGCCAGTCGGGGCTGTGGTGTTTACTGGGAGCAGGGGAACTGTCATGTTTTCGAGGGCACCGtgcagagctgggggaggagaggaagccaCGGGCGCTGCAGGTCGGCGCTCCGGCGGGGCGTTTGGCAGCGTGACGATCCCCCGGCGCGCACTtgcccttctcttcctctccccggggagaggagccggcgtAACGCTCGACTGGGTCAAACAAACACCTCGGCCCGGCCCTGGACTTTGCCACGGGGACGGCGAGTTCCCCAGGGTGAACGGAGCCAGGAGGCCGGCGGCTCGGGGCTGTTCCTCCCTCTCCGCACTCACCTGGCCCTCCCCACCGCCTGTGCTGCTGTTACTGCTGGCATCTCCTTCGCCCTTCTCGGGCTTCACCGTCGCCATCTCCTCGGGACTCTCTTGGTCTACGCGGGCGGGAAACGACAGCGGGAGTTAAAGACATTTTTGGGCAGGAGAGGGGGATGAGGAGTGCGAGGACACACGGGGAGTCacgggcagggaaggcaggagggctgggcagaggtgggggggaCAGCACGCTGGCAGGCGCTCTGGGGGGGACCGTGTGCTGCTTGGGCACCAGCGCGAAGGGGCTGGGAACCGGAGGGAGCTGCCAAAGGGGAGCTGGCAGCGGGACAGGCGGAGGAGGACCCGGCCCAGCTCCAGGCTCCAGCTCCTCCCCACCCGCTCGGGACACTCCCTGGCCCCCGTCGAGGTCCTCCCCGGGCCTCCCCTTTGCCTTCCCCGCTGGTCTGGGAGCACACCTCCTGCCCCGGCCCTCCGTGGATCCACCCCGGAggcccgctgcctgccctgcccacagGATTCCCCACGGCAGATCCAGCCCACGGGGCTCCACAGGGATCCCCTTACCGGGGCTCCCCCATCCGTGCTCCCTCTGACCCCACCGAAAGggggtccctgctcccccccaaTCCTTCCTCTCCCACTGCTCGGGAGcctccacatcctcctcctcctctgccagaACCTGGGGCTTGTGCCCCCCACTcctgcccacccccccagcacccctcaccagggtcccctccagccccccagcatTGCTTCCGTGCACTCCCCCgccaccccaaaacacccccagcaGGTCACACCTTCCCCacggctcccccccaccccacggctccctccccccccacccacaGGGCCCCCATccacacctcccccccaccccacagggcCCCCACTCCACGCCTCCCGCCCCACCCCGctgctcccccctctccccacgtctctccccccactcccaggGCCCCCACCGCACGGCTTCCCCCCACCCACAGGACCCCCACTCCacggctcccccccccccacacacacagggCCCCCACCGCACGGCTTCCCCTCAcccacggccccccccccgcACGCATCCGCCCCCGCAAAGCGCCTTCCTCGGCGGGGGGGGGAagcgcccccctcccccggtACCTGCTCCCACAGCCGCCCCCCCCAGGCCTA from Calonectris borealis chromosome 30, bCalBor7.hap1.2, whole genome shotgun sequence includes the following:
- the SP1 gene encoding transcription factor Sp1; its protein translation is MSDQESPEEMATVKPEKGEGDASSNSSTGGGEGQESQPSPLALLAATCSRIESPNENSNSSQGQQGGSGELDLTAAAAQIAQSANGWQIISAGSSTPTASKEQGSNGNNGGDASKSRPVSAGQYVVTTASNLQNQQVLTGLPGVIPNIQYQVIPQFQTIDGQQLQFATTPAQVNVQQDASGQLQIIPGTNQQIITSRAGTSNLIAMPNLLQQAVPIQGVGLANNTLSGQTQYVANVPVALNGNITLLPVNSVAASLAPTSQTVTLSSSGSPDSSSQPATSGAAISSTNTATSHASSGAFFTNANSYSTTTTTSNMGIMNFSTSATVGTNVQAQTPQRVSSVQSSDSLQSQVSGVALQPGQQKEGDQSQQSQQQQQQILIQPQLVQGGQTIQALQTTPLSGQTFATQAISQDALQNLQLQAVPNSGPIIIRTPTVGPNGQVSWQTIQLQNLQVQNPQAQTITLAPMQGVSLGQTGSTSTTLTPIASLPSGTVTVNAAQLSSMPGLQTINLSALGASGIQVHQLQGLPLAIANTAGDHGAQLGLHGTSGDGLGDENAAVEEGETSPDPQPQQGRKVRREACTCPYCKDSEGRSSGDPGKKKQHICHIPGCGKVYGKTSHLRAHLRWHTGERPFVCTWILCGKRFTRSDELQRHKRTHTGEKKFACPECPKRFMRSDHLSKHIKTHQNKKGGAANNVAMNVSAVPMDTGASAEGNGGATPSALIATNMVAMEAICPEGIARLASSGINVMQVADLQSINISGNGF